The following coding sequences lie in one Glycine soja cultivar W05 chromosome 16, ASM419377v2, whole genome shotgun sequence genomic window:
- the LOC114390726 gene encoding deSI-like protein At4g17486, whose translation MTDVVLHIYDVTNSGSEKTNNTIVQINKIFKDGIGLGGIFHSAVQVFGDDEWSFGFCEQGTGVFSCPSGKNPMYTYRESIVLGKTNCSIFKVNQILRELSREWPGSSYDLLSKNCNHFCDEFCERLGVPKLPGWVNRFANAGDTAMEVAGNTALRFRQAKTEIVSASKVAYRFLLGVTNNVTNNVKNGPESPDNSNRGGSPRLQASWLKNIVTNGAKPSTSSEAENQNGVMPLPPTRDDKALLHS comes from the exons ATGACGGATGTGGTACTGCATATATACGATGTGACGAATAGTGGATCCGAGAAAACCAACAACACCATTGTTCAGATCAACAAGATCTTCAAGGATGGGATTGGTCTTGGTGGCATTTTCCACAGCGCCGTGCAG GTTTTTGGAGATGATGAATGGTCATTTGGGTTCTGTGAGCAAGGTACTGGGGTTTTTAGTTGCCCTTCTGGAAAGAATCCAATGTATACATATCGTGAATCCATTGTTTTAGGGAAAACAAACTGTTCCATTTTCAAGGTAAATCAAATACTAAGAGAACTCAGTAGAGAGTGGCCAGGGAGTTCATATGATCTGCTGTCCAAAAACTGCAATCACTTTTGTGATGAATTCTGTGAAAGGCTTGGTGTACCAAAACTTCCAG GCTGGGTGAATAGGTTTGCCAATGCTGGTGATACTGCCATGGAAGTGGCTGGAAATACAGCATTACGG TTCCGGCAAGCTAAAACTGAGATTGTATCAGCAAGCAAAGTAGCATACCGGTTCCTCTTAGGAGTTACCAATAATGTTACTAATAATGTTAAAAATGGTCCAGAGTCCCCTGACAATTCAAACAGAGGAGGGTCCCCTAGACTTCAAGCATCTTGGTTGAAAAATATTGTTACTAATGGTGCAAAACCGTCTACTAGTTCAGAAGCTGAGAATCAGAACGGAGTTATGCCTCTACCGCCAACACGAGATGACAAGGCATTGCTACATAGTTAA
- the LOC114388991 gene encoding putative septum site-determining protein minD homolog, chloroplastic: MSSLHLLPGATTAPNSAFLLRPHSPLFPSKTLTPKKPKPPSALLQWNRKPELSGSTPRVAVITSGKGGVGKTTTTANIGLSLARLGFSVVAIDADVGLRNLDLLLGLENRVNYTVIEVLNGECRLDQALVRDKRWSNFELLCISKPRSKLPLGFGGKALTWLVDALKARSQGCPDFILIDCPAGIDAGFITAITPANEAVLITTPDITSLRDADRVTGLLECDGIRDIKMIVNRVRTDMIKGEDMMSVLDVQEMLGLPLLGVIPEDSEVIRSTNRGFPLVLNKPPTLAGLAFEQAAWRLVEQDSMQAVVVEEQPKRGFFSFFGG; encoded by the coding sequence ATGTCCTCTCTCCACCTTCTTCCCGGCGCCACCACCGCCCCCAACTCCGCATTCCTCCTCCGCCCCCATTCTCCCCTCTTCCCCTCCAAAACCCTAACCCCCAAAAAACCCAAACCTCCCTCCGCCCTCCTCCAGTGGAATCGCAAGCCCGAGCTCTCCGGCTCCACCCCCCGCGTCGCCGTCATCACCTCCGGCAAGGGTGGCGTGGGCAAGACCACCACCACCGCCAACATCGGCCTCTCCCTCGCCCGTCTCGGCTTCTCCGTGGTCGCCATCGACGCCGACGTCGGCCTCCGCAACCTCGACCTCCTCCTCGGCCTCGAGAACCGCGTCAACTACACCGTGATCGAGGTCCTGAATGGCGAATGCCGCCTCGACCAAGCCCTCGTCCGCGACAAGCGCTGGTCCAACTTCGAACTCCTCTGCATCTCCAAACCCCGATCCAAACTCCCCCTCGGATTCGGCGGCAAGGCCCTCACCTGGCTCGTGGACGCGCTGAAAGCACGTTCACAGGGCTGCCCCGACTTCATCCTCATCGACTGCCCCGCCGGCATTGACGCCGGCTTCATCACCGCCATCACGCCCGCCAACGAGGCCGTCCTCATCACTACCCCCGACATCACCAGCCTCCGCGACGCCGACCGCGTCACCGGCCTCCTCGAATGCGACGGAATTCGGGACATCAAGATGATCGTCAACCGGGTTCGGACCGACATGATCAAAGGGGAGGACATGATGTCGGTGTTGGACGTGCAAGAGATGTTAGGGTTGCCTTTGCTCGGGGTTATTCCTGAGGATAGTGAGGTTATTAGAAGCACCAATAGAGGTTTCCCTCTTGTGCTCAACAAGCCTCCCACTTTGGCCGGATTGGCGTTCGAACAAGCCGCGTGGAGGCTCGTGGAGCAAGATAGCATGCAGGCCGTGGTGGTGGAAGAACAACCCAAACGTgggtttttctccttttttggtGGGTAG
- the LOC114390577 gene encoding uncharacterized protein LOC114390577 — translation MDTMACNKGQTVRKAKKKQVKDELDRLKQAEKKKRRLEKALATSAAIISELEKKKQKKKEEQQRLDEEGAAIAEAVALHVLLGEDSDESCKVVIDDGGCKTWNCNRTLGISLGGESACFPHLDGGRWSFERVGWVSDAYRYGCKWGAAENGEWSFSSEPFEKNVHGPLYEGAGWGPANFSADLIAAQAVSSLQIAEEADEDRILF, via the coding sequence ATGGATACCATGGCATGTAATAAAGGGCAAACCGTGAGAAAGGCGAAGAAGAAGCAGGTGAAAGACGAGTTGGATCGTCTTAAACAGGCTGAGAAGAAAAAGAGGCGCTTGGAAAAAGCACTGGCTACTTCTGCCGCCATTATTTCTGAACTGgagaaaaagaaacagaaaaagaaagaagagcaGCAGAGGCTCGACGAAGAGGGCGCTGCTATTGCTGAGGCTGTTGCTCTGCATGTGCTACTTGGGGAAGACTCGGACGAGTCGTGTAAGGTTGTGATCGATGACGGTGGGTGCAAGACCTGGAACTGCAACCGAACTCTCGGCATCTCCTTGGGTGGAGAAAGTGCTTGCTTCCCTCATCTAGATGGTGGCAGATGGTCTTTTGAAAGAGTGGGTTGGGTCTCTGATGCATACAGATATGGTTGCAAGTGGGGTGCTGCTGAAAATGGTGAATGGTCATTCTCATCAGAGCCTTTTGAAAAGAATGTGCATGGACCATTATATGAAGGTGCAGGATGGGGACCTGCAAATTTCTCTGCTGATCTCATTGCAGCTCAAGCAGTTTCATCACTGCAGATTGCTGAGGAGGCAGATGAAGATAGGAttctcttttaa
- the LOC114390248 gene encoding pentatricopeptide repeat-containing protein At5g42450, mitochondrial-like: MKIHMRNIVSRLSIAHTWITPPVVSFSYMTKTHHANATKHEASVAHSDINPYNLDSTTFHVACQLFEEMSDLTVASATTMIQGFVKRHCHEDAIYLFSKMLASKIRPNEFTFGTLINSSAALGNVVVGKQLHACAMKIGLSCHVFVGSSLLDLYFKQSTIEDAQKAFGDTQHPNVVSYTTLICGYLKRGRFEDALRVFHEMPERNVVSWNAMVGGCSQTGHNEEAVNFFIGMLREGFIPNESTFPCVICAAANIASLGIGKSFHACAIKFLGKVDQFVGNSLISFYAKCGSMEDSLLMFDKLFKRNIVSWNAMICGYAQNGRGAEAISFFERMCSEGYKPNYVTLLGLLWACNHAGLVDEGYSYFNRARLESPGLLKSEHYACMVNLLARSGRFAEAEDFLQSVPFDPGLGFWKALLAGCQIHSNMRLGELAARKILDLDPDDVSSYVMLSNAHSAAGKWSDVATVRTEMKEKGMKRIPGSSWIEVRGEVHAFLTGDQNHDKKDEIYLLLNFFFEHLRENEDSDLLNIYWYFSS; this comes from the coding sequence ATGAAGATTCACATGAGAAACATAGTTTCTAGACTCTCCATTGCTCACACGTGGATTACACCCCCGGTTGTTTCTTTTAGCTATATGACTAAAACCCATCATGCCAATGCCACTAAGCATGAAGCCTCAGTTGCACACTCAGACATTAACCCATATAATTTGGATTCAACCACTTTCCATGTTGCTTGCCAACTTTTTGAGGAAATGTCTGACCTAACTGTTGCATCGGCAACGACCATGATTCAGGGCTTTGTTAAGCGGCACTGCCATGAAGATGCTATCTACCTTTTCTCCAAGATGTTGGCCTCAAAAATTAGACCCAATGAGTTCACATTTGGAACTCTGATTAACTCCTCCGCTGCACTTGGAAATGTTGTTGTTGGGAAGCAGCTTCATGCTTGTGCAATGAAGATTGGCCTTAGTTGTCATGTATTTGTTGGTAGTTCCCTTCTTGATTTGTATTTCAAGCAGAGTACTATAGAAGATGCCCAGAAGGCTTTCGGAGATACTCAACATCCTAATGTGGTGTCTTATACAACTCTAATTTGTGGGTATTTGAAGAGAGGGAGATTTGAAGATGCTTTGCGGGTTTTCCATGAGATGCCTGAGAGGAATGTTGTCTCATGGAATGCGATGGTTGGTGGGTGCAGCCAAACAGGCCATAATGAAGAAgctgtgaatttttttattggcatGCTTAGAGAAGGATTTATACCAAATGAATCTACATTTCCTTGTGTGATTTGTGCAGCTGCAAATATAGCTTCCCTTGGAATTGGGAAAAGTTTTCATGCATGTGCTATCAAGTTTCTGGGCAAGGTTGATCAGTTTGTTGGTAATTCACTTATTAGCTTTTATGCAAAATGTGGAAGCATGGAAGACAGCCTGCTAATGTTTGACAAGCTTTTTAAAAGGAACATAGTTTCATGGAACGCGATGATATGTGGTTATGCACAGAATGGAAGAGGTGCTGAAGCAATAAGCTTTTTCGAAAGAATGTGTTCAGAAGGCTATAAACCCAATTATGTTACCCTTCTTGGGTTACTCTGGGCTTGTAATCATGCTGGTCTTGTTGATGAGGGCTACTCATATTTCAATCGGGCCAGGCTTGAGAGCCCCGGTTTGCTGAAGTCTGAGCATTATGCTTGTATGGTTAACTTGCTCGCTCGCTCTGGACGGTTTGCAGAAGCTGAGGATTTTCTTCAGAGTGTGCCTTTTGACCCTGGACTTGGAttttggaaggcattgcttgcGGGGTGTCAAATCCACTCTAACATGAGGTTGGGAGAGCTTGCAGCAAGAAAGATTTTGGATTTGGATCCTGATGATGTATCGTCATATGTGATGTTGTCAAATGCTCATTCTGCAGCAGGTAAGTGGTCAGATGTGGCAACCGTAAGGACAGAAATGAAGGAAAAAGGGATGAAGAGGATTCCAGGTAGCAGTTGGATTGAAGTAAGAGGTGAAGTTCATGCCTTTCTTACTGGAGACCAGAATCATGATAAAAAGGATGAAATTTatttgcttttaaattttttctttgagCATTTAAGGGAAAATGAGGATTCCGATTTGCTCAACATTTATTGGTATTTCAGTTCATAA
- the LOC114389459 gene encoding probable receptor-like protein kinase At5g24010 codes for METQKLIIHFILLLLFISCSSSFTPIDNYLLSCGSQNNASLFNRIFVSDSTSHGSIFLSADKSISLTYQDPPPNLPTLYHTARVFPITGSYRFNMRINGTHLVRFHFSPFKAQGFDLKSANFSVLVDGNLVLRNFKPINGALLKEFILKIESNLLEILFRPEGNSGFGFVNAVEVFTAPADFVIDYGARLVGPSGVVEYKNLSSQVLETVHRINVGGVKVTPFNDTLWRTWIPDEEFLVLKDAAKRVGSTHTLNYQKGGATREIAPDNVYMTAQEMNKDHSIIASQFNITWDFPVAPGGVRHLVRLHFCDIVSPALNLLYFDVYINGYYAYKDLDLSSLTVHVLASPFYVDFVVDSNELGVIQISVGPSELSSSARMNAILNGVEIMKLVNVVDSHVVPRKKRLWVLVSSIVGGIVVLLFVIAALLLSLKCRKKKKTPRQRTMESVGWTPLRVYGGSSLSRMSEGTAFPSPGSYGYFGLTIPFADIQSATNNFDRSLIIGSGGFGMVYKGVLKDNVKVAVKRGMPGSRQGLPEFQTEITIFSKIRHRHLVSLVGYCEENSEMILVYEYVEKGPLKKHLYGSAGHAPLSWKQRLEICIGAARGLHYLHTGFVQGIIHRDIKSTNILLDENYVAKVADFGLSRSGPCLNETHVSTGVKGSFGYLDPEYFRRQQLTDKSDVYSFGVVLFEVLCARPAVDPQLDREQVNLAEWGLEWQKKGMLEHIIDPYLVGKIKQSSLKKFGETAEKCLAEYGVDRPTMGAVLWNLEYALQLQESEQEGESYDDSSARETVNVTTTIIPGSPSSNVIREGDNGNGYSDISATEVFSQLMNSEGR; via the coding sequence ATGGAGACTCAAAAGCTaattatacatttcattcttcttcttcttttcatttcttgttcATCCTCTTTCACTCCCATAGATAACTACCTTCTTAGCTGTGGATCACAGAACAATGCTTCCCTCTTCAACCGCATCTTCGTCAGTGATTCCACCAGCCATGGCTCAATTTTTCTCTCTGCTGACAAATCCATTTCCCTCACCTACCAAGACCCTCCTCCAAATTTGCCTACTTTGTACCACACTGCAAGAGTTTTCCCCATCACTGGGAGCTACAGGTTCAACATGAGGATAAATGGTACCCACTTGGTTCGTTTTCATTTTTCACCTTTTAAGGCTCAAGGATTTGATCTAAAATCTGCCAACTTTAGTGTCTTGGTTGATGGTAATTTGGTGCTGAGAAATTTCAAGCCAATTAATGGTGCACTGCTTAAGGAGTTTATTTTGAAGATAGAGTCAAATTTGcttgaaattttatttagacCTGAAGGTAATTCAGGTTTTGGCTTTGTGAATGCTGTAGAGGTGTTTACTGCTCCTGCTGATTTTGTCATAGATTATGGAGCTAGGTTGGTTGGTCCTTCTGGTGTGGTAGAGTACAAGAACCTTTCATCTCAGGTTTTGGAAACTGTGCATAGGATTAATGTTGGGGGTGTGAAAGTAACTCCTTTTAATGACACCCTTTGGAGGACTTGGATTCCTGATGAGGAATTTCTGGTTCTTAAGGATGCTGCTAAGCGTGTGGGGAGCACTCACACACTAAATTACCAGAAGGGAGGCGCGACTCGAGAGATCGCTCCGGATAATGTTTATATGACTGCTCAGGAAATGAATAAGGATCACTCCATTATTGCTTCACAGTTCAACATAACCTGGGATTTTCCAGTGGCTCCAGGTGGTGTTCGGCACTTGGTTCGGCTGCATTTCTGTGATATTGTTAGTCCTGCTCTTAATTTGCTCTACTTTGATGTGTATATCAATGGGTATTATGCTTACAAGGATCTTGATTTGTCATCCCTTACTGTCCATGTGCTTGCATCTCCGTTCTATGTGGATTTTGTTGTAGATTCCAATGAATTGGGTGTTATTCAAATAAGTGTTGGCCCTTCTGAACTGAGTAGTTCTGCAAGGATGAATGCCATTTTGAATGGTGTAGAGATAATGAAGCTAGTGAATGTTGTGGACTCACATGTTGTTCCAAGGAAGAAGAGGTTGTGGGTGTTGGTGAGTTCAATTGTTGGAGGAATTGTTGTTTTGCTTTTTGTTATAGCTGCTTTGCTGCTTTCTCTCAAAtgcaggaagaagaagaaaacgcCAAGACAAAGAACAATGGAAAGTGTAGGATGGACGCCTTTACGCGTGTACGGAGGGAGTTCACTTAGTAGAATGTCTGAAGGGACAGCTTTTCCCTCTCCTGGTTCTTATGGTTATTTTGGCTTGACAATCCCTTTTGCCGATATACAATCAGCAACAAACAATTTTGATAGAAGTCTAATTATAGGGTCTGGTGGGTTTGGTATGGTTTACAAAGGGGTGCTCAAAGACAACGTGAAGGTTGCAGTCAAGAGAGGCATGCCTGGATCCAGACAAGGGCTTCCAGAATTCCAGACCGAAATAACAATCTTTTCCAAAATTCGCCATCGCCATCTTGTTTCACTAGTTGGATATTGTGAAGAAAACTCAGAAATGATACTTGTCTATGAGTATGTGGAAAAAGGTCCACTCAAAAAGCATCTATATGGCTCAGCAGGACATGCACCTTTGTCTTGGAAGCAGCGGCTTGAGATATGCATTGGTGCAGCTAGAGGTCTCCACTATCTACACACTGGTTTCGTGCAAGGAATCATCCACCGTGACATTAAATCAACCAATATTTTGCTTGATGAAAACTATGTGGCCAAGGTTGCAGATTTTGGTCTTTCAAGATCTGGACCTTGTCTCAATGAAACCCATGTGAGCACTGGTGTGAAAGGTAGTTTTGGTTATCTTGATCCGGAGTATTTTCGAAGGCAGCAGCTTACAGATAAGTCAGATGTTTACTCATTTGGGGTGGTGCTTTTTGAGGTTCTTTGTGCCAGACCTGCTGTTGATCCACAACTTGATAGGGAACAGGTGAACTTAGCCGAATGGGGGCTTGAATGGCAGAAAAAGGGCATGCTGGAGCATATTATTGATCCCTATCTTGTTGGGAAGATAAAGCAAAGCTCTTTGAAGAAGTTTGGTGAAACAGCAGAAAAATGTCTGGCTGAATATGGTGTTGATAGGCCAACAATGGGTGCTGTATTGTGGAATTTGGAATATGCACTTCAGCTCCAAGAAAGTGAACAAGAAGGGGAGTCATATGATGATAGCAGTGCTCGGGAAACAGTGAATGTGACAACTACAATAATTCCTGGGAGTCCTTCTAGTAACGTAATAAGAGAGGGAGATAATGGTAATGGTTATTCAGACATAAGTGCTACCGAAGTTTTTTCTCAACTAATGAACAGTGAAGGCAGATAG